TCCTGGCCTTCCCCGCGGTCATCGCCCGCGCCTCCGTCGTCAACGGGTCGACGACGCTGTCGGACGACCTCGTCGACGAGATCTGCGGCCCGCCCGCCGACGATCGCGACGTCATCCGCCGCACCTTCGACGGCGTGTTCTTCTCGGCCGACGACCGGGCGTTCCTCGACTCGGCCTGGTCGCACGTCGACCGGCTCGACGGCGCCGAGCGCGACCTGGCGATCGCCGGCCTCGTGCTCGCCGCGGCGCGCAAGCAGCCCCGGGGCGTCTTCACCTTCACCGGCGCGCGCTACGACGACGGCCGTCGCGACCTGCGGATGACCATGGCCGAGCAGTTCCGGGCGGCCGTCCGGGCCTACGGCGCGACCGTGTTCGACGACGGCCTCGCGCACGAGGCCGTCGAGGGCGACGTGGCCGACCTGAGGCGAGCGCCCGCCGACCTGGTGTACCTCGATCCGCCCTACGCGCCTCCTCGGGACGACGCGGACTACATGAAGCGGTACCACTTCCTGCAGGGACTGGCCGTGTACTGGCGGGGGCAGACGATCATGACCGAGACCAAGACGAAGAAGATCGTCAAGCTGTTCACGCCGTTCGCCTACCCGCGGACGGTCGACGACGCCCTCGTGCGCACCTTCGAGCAGTTCGCCGACGCCGGGGCGCTCGTGCTCTCGTACTCGTCGAACGCCGTGCCGAGCCGCGAGCACATCGAGCAGCTGATGCGCACGGTCAAGCCGCACGTCGAGGTGCGCGTGGTCGACCACACCTACAGCTTCGGCACGCACCGCACGGCGACCCGCACGGCGGCCACCGAGTACGTCTTCGTCGGGAGGGACTGACCGTGACGATCCCCACCTTCGACGAGTACGTGGCGTCGCTCGGGCGCATGACCCCGCACGTCGACCCGACCGCCCCCTCGGCGGCGGCGACCGACCTCGGCCGGGCCGCGGCGAGCCTCGGCGAGCTGCCCGTCGTCGACCGCGACCACCTCGCCGAGTGGACCCGGCAGCACCCGGCGTGGGTGCCCGCCCTCGGTCTCGCCGTGGGGCTGTCGCAGGAGAAGCTGCGCAACTCGCTGCGGCACGCCTTCGACACCCCGAGCTGGCTGACGCTCGCGCGGGGACGGGCCGACGAGCTGGTCGCCCACCTCGACGACGAGTTCGAACTCGTGCGCCTCGTCGCGTCGCAGCGGCACCGCACGTACGACTTCGGCGACCTGCTCTCGGCGCGGGCCGGCACCCGGGCGTCGGCGATCCGCGCCGGGGTGTCGGGCCGCCGGCTCGAGGACGAGATCGAGGCCATCGCCCGCGACCTCGGGCTCGCCTGCGGCACGCGGACGCGGTTCACCGGTCGGGCGAACCGCACGGCGCCGTGCGACCTGGTGATCCCCTCGGCGGAGGAGCCCGCGATCGTCGTCGCGGCGAAGGGGTTCGACTCGACCGGTTCGAAGCTGACCGACGCCGTGCGCGAGATCGAGGAGATGGCCGACGTGCGGCTGCCGCGACAGACCGTCATGGCCGTGATCGACGGGATCGGCTGGAAGAGCCGCCAGGCCGACCTCAAGCGCATCCACCAGCTCTGGGTCGACCAGCAGATCGACGGGCTCTACACGCTGTCGACGCTCGACCGCTTCCGGGCCGACCTGGCCGACGCCGCACGGCTGCGCCGCCTCATCCCGTAGGGCCCGAGCCGCGACCTACGGCCTGAACGGGCGAGTTCGTCGTCGGCGGGCCGTCGCGCTCGCCCGCCCGCCTCGGACTCGCCCGTTCTGGTGCCCGTTCTGGCACCCGGCGCCGCGGTCGACGCGGGTCAGGCGGCGGCGTGGGGTGCGTCGACGGCGCCGACGCCGTGGCGGTCGAACGCCCGGCCGAGGTCGAGCAGCGTGTCGGCGAGGGCGCCGTGTTGCGACGCCGGAACGACGTCGGCGAACGCGGCGGCGTAGGCGCTCGCGATGGCGGTGGTGACCTCCACGCCGCGCGGGGTGCGGCTGACGATGACGCTGCGACGGTCGGCGGGGTTGCGGCGGCGGTCGAGGTGGCCTGCCTCGACGAGGCGATCGACGAGGTTGGTCATGGCGCCCGACGAGAGGTCGAGGTGGTCGGCCGCGCGCTTGGGGGTGACCAGGTCGTCCGTGGCCCACACGTAGAAGAGGAACCGGATGTCGGTGTCGCCCAGGCCGAAGAGGTCGCCCTGGTGGTCGAGCACGCGCGAGTGGTTCAGCATCAACAGCCGGAACGACTCGAGCAGGCGGCCGAGGTCGCCGGGGGCGAGGCCGGGGTCGAGACCGGGGTCGGCCCGGGGTGGCGAGATGAGCAAGGGGTCCTCCGTGACACGTCGAGCGTGCCGTCCGTGGCACCCGCTCAGTCAACAAGAATCTCGACGATCGTGACACCCCCACCACTGGGGACATGCTTCGCCTTGCGTGCCTCTCGGGTCCTGAGTAATTTGATTGTCGTACCACTTGAGAACAACGACCACTCGAAACCAGAACGGTTCGGGAGGTGAGCTTCTCACCGGCGAGGCCCCTGAGTCGCCTCGCCGGAGTGGCCCCCGACATCCCCTTGTTCCCCCTCTCGCCCTTGGAGTTCACCATGTCCCGTCCCACGCCCCGCATCGCCCGCATCGCCGCCTGGATCGCCATCCCCGCCGCCCTCGTCGCCTCGGGCATCGTCGTCTCGACGGCGTCGTACTCGGCCTTCTCGTCGACCACGGTCAACCCCACCAGCAACTGGACCGCCGGCACCGTCGCCCTGACCGACGACGACAGCAACACCGCGCTCTTCACCGCCACGAACCTCAAGCCCGGCCAGACCGGCAGCAACTGCATCGCCGTCACCAGCACCGGCTCGCTCGCCTCGGCCGTCAAGCTCTACGGCACGGGCGCCGCCACGACCAACAACCTCGCGTCGAACATCACGCTGAGCGTCGTGCAGGGGACCGGCGGCGGCTTCGGCTCGTGCACCGGCTTCACCCCGCTCTCGTCGGGCTCGAGCCTCTACAGCGGCACGCTGGCCGCCTTCGGCACCAGCTACACGAACTACTCCAACGGCGTCGGCACCTGGGCCCCCACCGGCACCGCGTCCGAGACCCGCACCTACCAGGTGACCTACACCGTCTCGAACACCGCCCCCAACACGACCCAGGGCGGCACCGCGAGCCTCGGCCTCACCTGGGAGGCCCAGAACAGCTGAGGCCCGAGCCCCGGCTGAACCCCGCACCACCGCAGCACGGCACCACCGCACCACCGCACCAGGCGGCCCGACACCGCATCACCCGCACCACCCCCGAGCAGAGGCACCCATGAGCACGATCGACCTGAAGCTGCGGCCCGCCACCGCAGCCGCGGCCTCGATCACCGTGCCCCTGGGTGCCTCTCGTTCGTGGCTCGACTGGACGCGCCTGGCCCTCGGCACCGCGTCGCGCGTCGTGC
This genomic interval from Frigoribacterium sp. Leaf415 contains the following:
- a CDS encoding DNA adenine methylase, translating into MTVELVPSVASETSAPVAAAVPARVAAFPRLRYMGSKYALLPVLHDVFSSVAPVPARDPEGEGGAVRLSTAIDAFSGSGVVSYLMKAEGRQVVSNDFLAFPAVIARASVVNGSTTLSDDLVDEICGPPADDRDVIRRTFDGVFFSADDRAFLDSAWSHVDRLDGAERDLAIAGLVLAAARKQPRGVFTFTGARYDDGRRDLRMTMAEQFRAAVRAYGATVFDDGLAHEAVEGDVADLRRAPADLVYLDPPYAPPRDDADYMKRYHFLQGLAVYWRGQTIMTETKTKKIVKLFTPFAYPRTVDDALVRTFEQFADAGALVLSYSSNAVPSREHIEQLMRTVKPHVEVRVVDHTYSFGTHRTATRTAATEYVFVGRD
- a CDS encoding MarR family winged helix-turn-helix transcriptional regulator, giving the protein MLISPPRADPGLDPGLAPGDLGRLLESFRLLMLNHSRVLDHQGDLFGLGDTDIRFLFYVWATDDLVTPKRAADHLDLSSGAMTNLVDRLVEAGHLDRRRNPADRRSVIVSRTPRGVEVTTAIASAYAAAFADVVPASQHGALADTLLDLGRAFDRHGVGAVDAPHAAA